Within the Bacillus sp. FSL K6-3431 genome, the region TATGATAAGATGGGCTTATTATTTTCTTTTGATAGAACTTTTATTACTAAAATACAGGGGTTTGTTTGTTAATAGGGAGGAAACGGTATGAATGAGATCAATCACCCACAGCTTGAAGAAGCAGTAAGGATGATGTTGGAGGCAATTGGAGAAGATCCAAATCGTGAGGGATTAATAGATACTCCAAAACGTGTAGCAAAAATGTATGAAGAAGTATTTTCCGGATTAAATAAAAATCCTGGAGAATATTTTGAAACTATTTTTGGAGAAGAGCATGAGGAATTAGTGCTTGTTAAAGATATACCTTTTTTCTCTATGTGTGAGCATCATCTTGTTCCGTTCTTTGGAAAGGCACATGTTGCTTATATTCCTCGCAATGGAAAGGTTACTGGTTTAAGCAAATTAGCAAGAGCTGTAGAAACAGTTGCTGCTCGTCCGCAACTACAAGAAAGAATTACATCGACAGTTGCAAATGTAATGATGGAAAAACTAGAGCCGTACGGAGTGATGGTCATCCTTGAAGCTGAGCATATGTGTATGGCTATGAGAGGCATTAAGAAGCCAGGTGCCAAAACTGTTACATCAGCTGTAAGAGGCGCATTTGCAAATGATAGTCAGGCACGATCAGAAGTTTTATCATTAATAAAAGCTTAATTCATATAGAATCTGTATTTATTAATTGAGGTGAATAAAATGAATGATAATAAAGGACATTCTGACTTTATCGTCATTAAAGCGTTGGAAGATGGAGTGAATGTCATAGGATTAACACGAGGAACAGATACAAGATTCCATCATTCCGAGAAGCTTGATAATGGGGAAGTAATGATTGCGCAGTTTACAGAACATACCTCAGCTATGAAAATACGAGGAAACGCAAACATCATTACTTCATTTGGTGAAGTGGAGAGTGAAGGAAAAACAAATACTAAGTCATAAATAATGAAGAAAACCTTACTATTCTTGAGGAATGTCATTCGCACCTTGGAGAATGTTTATGTTATAATTAATATGATTGTAAAGAAAGAAATTAAATCGAGAAAGAAATGGAGACGCTCGTCATGGCTGTGCGTGATTACGTGGAACAGATGAATGATATAAAGAAATTATTACTACAGCAAAGCTATAATGCCTATTTTCAGAAAGTGATTGGAACACCACAGATAGACGAGGATCGCCTACTCATGATGTCCATTTCTCTTCAAGATACTCAGTTAACAATTGCAGAACAAAATTTGTATATTACCTCAGCCTTGCTAGTCCAACTTGCGTTAGATACGCATGAAAAGGTGGCAGATTCACATACATCACTGGAAGAGCGTCAACTAGCTGTATTGGCGGGGGACTATTATAGCGGCAGATATTATCACATATTGGCACATCTTGAAAATATGGATCTAATCACTTCTCTTGCTTCAGCAATTAAAGTTGTAAATGAGCATAATATATCGCTTGATCAAAGTATTGACCCTACGTTTGAAGCTTTCCTAAGTAAATATAAAGAAGTAGAAATAGAAGTCATCGAACAGTTTTGCCTACATTTCCATGTAACTAAATACATAGCTTTTTTTAATGAGTTTTTATTTTTGAAAAAAATGATGATGGAATACGAAGATTTTCATAACGGTGAGACAGGGCTTTTTTTTGAAAGACTAAAAAAACAATTTATGCCTGAAATTTCGAATGTACATACATCACAGTTATTAAATGCAGACATAAATAAATTAAGTGAATTAAGTGTTCGTTACATAACAGATTCAATTAATAATATGAATCGCCTGATCGAAGACTTGCCTTTATTGCCACCCATGCTACAAACGCGGATTCAAGAAATGCTATCGAGCATTCAAGGCTTGACAAGATTAAGCGTGGAAGAAGGTTAGGAAATGCAATCTAAAGAAGAACGTGTACATAATGTATTTGAAAAAATTTATGATAATTACGATAAAATGAATACAATTATCAGTTTTCAGCAACATATCAAATGGCGAAATGCCACCATGAAAAAAATGTCCGTTTCAAAAGGCGATAAAGCACTTGATTTATGTTGTGGTACAGGTGATTGGACGATTGCTCTCGCTAAAAGTGTTGGTGATGATGGGAAAGTGGTTGGCTTAGATTTTAGTCAAAATATGTTGAAGATTGCCAAGGAGAAAAAAGATCTTGAAAATTTACAACAAATAGAGCTGATACATGGAAACGCGATGGAGCTTCCTTTTCCTGATGATACTTTTGATTACGTAACGATCGGATTTGGCCTACGAAATGTCCCCGATTACACACAAGTATTGATGGAAATGAATCGTGTTTTAAAGCCGGGAGGTATGGCAGTTTGTTTGGAAACATCGCAGCCGACACTACCTGTTTATCGTCAGCTTTATTATACTTATTTCCGATATATCATGCCTTTATTCGGGAAGGTTTTTGCTAAAAGTTATAAAGAATATTCATGGCTGCAAGAATCAGCTTTGGATTTCCCTGGGATGGATGAATTAGCTCAAATGTTTTGGAAAACAGGTTTTGATAATGTAATCTATAAACCTTTTAGCGGCGGTGTAGCAGCGGCTCATATAGGTATAAAACAGAAATAAAAGCCGGGTGGAAATAAAATGAAACTATCATTACTTAACTCAAACTTAAAAGGTGATTTTGATTTAATAGAACAGGAGCTAGAAACCGCTATTTATTCAGAGACTGAGTTACTGAGGGATGCATCAGTACAGCTATTAAAAGCAGGAGGTAAGAGAATTCGTCCTGTTTTTGTGCTGCTTTCAGCGAAGTTCGGTTCTTATGATATACATAAAGTGAAAAATGTAGCCGTCGCTTTAGAATTGATTCATATGGCATCACTTGTTCATGATGATGTAATAGACGATGCAAGGCTCCGCAGGGGAATTACAACAATTAATTATCAATGGAATGATAGAATTGCCATGTATACAGGAGATTATATACTCGCCCGGTCTCTTGAATATATGACAAATATAAAGAAGCCCACTGCCCATCAAATATTATCAAATACGATCATCGAAGTTTGTATTGGTGAAATTGAACAGATAAAAGATAAATATAGATTTAATCAAACATTGCGTGATTACTTAAGAAGAATTAAAAGAAAAACCGCATTACTCATTGCTGTAAGTTGTGAATTAGGGGCCGTATCCTCAGATGTGGACACACATTTACAAAAGCAATTGTATAGATTTGGTTATTTTATTGGTATGTCTTATCAAATTACAGATGATATTTTAGATTTTACAGCATCAGAAAAAGACCTTGGCAAACCTGCTGGGGAAGATTTACGTCAGGGAAATATTACTTTACCTGCATTGTATGCAATGGGTGATCAATATTTAAAAGATATTATTTCGAACGTGAATGAAAATACGAGCAAGGAACAAATGTCCGCGATTATTGCAAAGATTAAGAAGTCAGGGGCAATTGATCAATCACGTGATCTCAGTTTCCGTTATTTAACTAAAGCTCTTGCAATCCTTGATGAGCTCCCAGCAAACCGGGCTAAAAAAGCACTGCAGGAAATAGCTAATTTTATCGGAAAACGAAAGTTTTAGCCAGCACAGCGCTAACTTTGGCAAAAAAAGCCCTAGGAGCGCTTTTTTTATTCAATTAAACTGTGTGCTCGACATACATTTTCGGCTCCTTATGTTCCCTTTATCTCAGAATTAATGTTGTTCCTAGACTAAACCCGTCGCGTCCTGTGACAACGTCGACACACCCACATCCTGTAGGCGCAGTTTGTACGTTGCTAACGGACGCTTTCGCCTTTCATGTCTAGCTCTAGGCGAAAGGGGCTCGAGTCATAAGTCAATCCGTCAAGAAGGTAAAGCCTAACCTTCTCACCGTTTTATCTTATGCTTGTCACCCCTGAACGAGCGCCTTCCGCTTTTCGTGGCTTACCGTGCTTCCTTTATCTCGGGCCCACACGATGTGAGTCACATCGGTGTTGCCACAGGACGGCGATCTTAACCGATGATCCATTTTGTTTGTACGTCGCTAACGGGCGCTTTCGCTTTTCCTTATTGCCATAATATTAAAATAGTGGTATTCTTTTCTTGGTATATGAAAGTATTATGTCGATCTAATTTCAGGAGTGATCACGGATGGAAAAAACGTTTTTAATGGTAAAACCAGATGGAGTACAAAGAGCGCTAATTGGAGAAATTGTTTCACGATTTGAGAAAAAAGGCTTCCAACTTGTTGGAGCGAAATTAATGAGTATTTCAAATGAATTAGCTGAAAAACATTATGGTGAACATAAAGAACGGCCTTTTTTCACTGATTTAGTCAATTTCATTACTTCAGGCCCTGTTTTCGCGATGGTTTGGCAGGGCGAAAATGTAATAGCCGAGGCCAGAAAAATGATGGGTTCAACAAGCCCGGTAGATGCTACACCAGGAACAATACGCGGGGATTATAGTGTTGTTGTACATAGAAATATAATTCATGGTTCAGACTCACCTGAGAGTGCTGAAAGAGAGATTGGCTTATTTTTCAAGAACGGTGAGCTTGTCGAATACTCTAAGCACATGAATACTTGGCTTTATTAAAATCAGTAACCGCTTGCAAGTAGCAAGCGGTTTTCTTGATTTTATAAGGAATTACGATTTGAATGTATTCCA harbors:
- the ndk gene encoding nucleoside-diphosphate kinase; protein product: MEKTFLMVKPDGVQRALIGEIVSRFEKKGFQLVGAKLMSISNELAEKHYGEHKERPFFTDLVNFITSGPVFAMVWQGENVIAEARKMMGSTSPVDATPGTIRGDYSVVVHRNIIHGSDSPESAEREIGLFFKNGELVEYSKHMNTWLY
- the folE gene encoding GTP cyclohydrolase I FolE — encoded protein: MNEINHPQLEEAVRMMLEAIGEDPNREGLIDTPKRVAKMYEEVFSGLNKNPGEYFETIFGEEHEELVLVKDIPFFSMCEHHLVPFFGKAHVAYIPRNGKVTGLSKLARAVETVAARPQLQERITSTVANVMMEKLEPYGVMVILEAEHMCMAMRGIKKPGAKTVTSAVRGAFANDSQARSEVLSLIKA
- the mtrB gene encoding trp RNA-binding attenuation protein MtrB, translated to MNDNKGHSDFIVIKALEDGVNVIGLTRGTDTRFHHSEKLDNGEVMIAQFTEHTSAMKIRGNANIITSFGEVESEGKTNTKS
- a CDS encoding heptaprenyl diphosphate synthase component 1, producing MAVRDYVEQMNDIKKLLLQQSYNAYFQKVIGTPQIDEDRLLMMSISLQDTQLTIAEQNLYITSALLVQLALDTHEKVADSHTSLEERQLAVLAGDYYSGRYYHILAHLENMDLITSLASAIKVVNEHNISLDQSIDPTFEAFLSKYKEVEIEVIEQFCLHFHVTKYIAFFNEFLFLKKMMMEYEDFHNGETGLFFERLKKQFMPEISNVHTSQLLNADINKLSELSVRYITDSINNMNRLIEDLPLLPPMLQTRIQEMLSSIQGLTRLSVEEG
- a CDS encoding demethylmenaquinone methyltransferase, yielding MQSKEERVHNVFEKIYDNYDKMNTIISFQQHIKWRNATMKKMSVSKGDKALDLCCGTGDWTIALAKSVGDDGKVVGLDFSQNMLKIAKEKKDLENLQQIELIHGNAMELPFPDDTFDYVTIGFGLRNVPDYTQVLMEMNRVLKPGGMAVCLETSQPTLPVYRQLYYTYFRYIMPLFGKVFAKSYKEYSWLQESALDFPGMDELAQMFWKTGFDNVIYKPFSGGVAAAHIGIKQK
- the hepT gene encoding heptaprenyl diphosphate synthase component II, with protein sequence MKLSLLNSNLKGDFDLIEQELETAIYSETELLRDASVQLLKAGGKRIRPVFVLLSAKFGSYDIHKVKNVAVALELIHMASLVHDDVIDDARLRRGITTINYQWNDRIAMYTGDYILARSLEYMTNIKKPTAHQILSNTIIEVCIGEIEQIKDKYRFNQTLRDYLRRIKRKTALLIAVSCELGAVSSDVDTHLQKQLYRFGYFIGMSYQITDDILDFTASEKDLGKPAGEDLRQGNITLPALYAMGDQYLKDIISNVNENTSKEQMSAIIAKIKKSGAIDQSRDLSFRYLTKALAILDELPANRAKKALQEIANFIGKRKF